DNA from Halorarum salinum:
TACTCGCCGCTACCCCGTATCGAACTGCCACGTTCGGCTCGCCGGGGCCCGCGCGGCGGACGCTCGTAAATGAACGCTTATGTACGGGCGTTTCCAAGCCACGGACGATAGGAGAACCCGGAATGAATCCATGGATAGCCATCGGCGCAATGGCGGTGATGGGCGTGGGCATCCCCCTCGGGATGATGGCCGCGTCGGCGATCCTCCGCCCGAGTGTGCCAGAACAGGGGAAGAGCGCCACCTACGAGTCCGGCGAGATCCCCACCGAGTCGGCGATCGGCATCCAGTTCAACATCCAGTACTACATGGTTGCCCTGCTGTTCGTCGTCTTCGACCTGGAGACCGTCCTCGTGTTCCCGTGGGCGGTCATCTACGGCCCCGCGCTGGAGGGGGGCGTCCCGCTCGTGGACGTGCTGCTCCCGATGCTCGTCTTCATCGCGGTGCTGGTCGTCGGACTCGCCTGGGCGTGGAGACAGGGCGCCGTCAACTGGGCGAAGAGCCCGCGTGCGTCCCGACGGAAGACGGAGCGTAGATCATGAGTAGCGACAACAGGCCGTTCATCACGGACGACTCGCAGGTACTGACCGAGACGCGCGACGCCCGGATCGCCGGGCAGGACGACCGCTTCAACTCGAAGCTCCGGGAGGCGTTCGGCTCCTCCCCGTTCATCCTCACCAAGTTCGACAAGTTCATGAACTGGGTGCGGGGCTCCTCGATGTTCATGCTGCAGTTCGGCATCGCCTGCTGCAGCATCGAGATGATGCACACCTACGGGGTCAAACACGACCTCGACCGCTTCGGGTCGGGCGTCCCGCGCGCCTCGCCCCGGCAGGCGGACGTCATCATCGTCCCGGGGACCATCGTCTCGAAGTTCGCCCCGCGGATGAAGCGCGTCTACGACCAGATGCCCGAGCCGAAGTTCGTCGTCGGCATGGGCTCGTGTACCATCTCCGGCGGCCCGTTCCAGGAGGGGTACAACGTGGTCAAGGGCGCCGAGGAGGTCATCCCGGTCGACATCCACGTCCCGGGCTGTCCCCCCCGCCCCGAGGCGCTGGTGTACGGCGTCGTGAAGCTCCAGGAGCGCATCGCCAACGGCGAGTCCTCGCCGGTGACGGTGAAGCCGTACGAACTGGAGCAGTTCGGCGACCTCGAGCGCGACGAGATCGTCGACCAGCTCGCCGCCGAGATCGACGAGGACGACCTCGTGATGCGGTACAACTGGGCCGATTCACCCTGACCATGAGTCTGGAAGAACCAGCACCGGCGGCGATCGAGGAACAGTCCGCCGACGACCTCGCCGACCTGCTCGGCGAGCACGTGCTCGCCCGCGAGGAGCACCTGAACGCGCCGGGCTACGTCGTCCGGCCGGACGCGGTCCAGGACGTGCTCTCGGCGCTGAAGGAGGAGGCCGGCTTCGACCACCTCTCGTGTGTCACCGCCCAGGAGTACGAGGACCGCTACGAGTCCATCTACCACCTGAAGAAGTACGACGACCCGACCCAGGAGGTCAGCGTCGTCGTCCCCACGGACCGCGAGCACCCCGTGAGCCAGTCGGGCGAACCGGTGTTCCGGACCGCGGACTGGCACGAGCGGGAGGCGTACGACCTCGTCGGCGTCGAGTACGACGACCACCCCGACCTGCGCCGCATCCTCCTGCCGGAGACGTGGCAGGGCCACCCCCTCTCGCTCGACTACGACCAGGACCGCCCGCAGGTCGTCCCGCTCCGCGAGCACGCCAACCCGCTCGAGGCGGACAACCGCGCGGAGAACGACCAGGACGCGGACACGATGTTCCTCAACATCGGGCCCCACCATCCGGCGACCCACGGCGTGCTCCACCTGGAGACCACGCTCGACGGCGAGCAGGTCGCCGACGTGGAGTCCGACATCGGCTACCTCCACCGCTGTGAGGAGCAGATGGCCCAGAACGGCACCTACCGCCACCAGATCATGCCGTACCCGGACCGCTGGGACTACATCTCGGCGGGCCTGCTGAACGAGTTCGCGTACGCCCGCGCGGCCGAGGACCTCGCGGACATCGAGGTGCCCGAGTACGCGCAGGTCGTCCGGACGATGGGCGCGGAACTGTGCCGCATTGCGGCCCACATGCTCGCGGTCGGCACGTTCGCGCTCGACATCTACGGCGACTTCACGGCCATCTTCATGTACGCCATCCGGGACCGCGAGAAGGCCCAGAACCTGCTGGAGGACCTGACGGGCCAGCGGCTCATGTTCAACTACTTCCGGCTCGGGGGGGTCGTCTGGGACCTGCCCGAACCCCGCGAGGAGTTCTTCGAGAATGTCCGTGACTTCCTCGACGCGCTCCCGGAGGCG
Protein-coding regions in this window:
- a CDS encoding NADH-quinone oxidoreductase subunit A — protein: MNPWIAIGAMAVMGVGIPLGMMAASAILRPSVPEQGKSATYESGEIPTESAIGIQFNIQYYMVALLFVVFDLETVLVFPWAVIYGPALEGGVPLVDVLLPMLVFIAVLVVGLAWAWRQGAVNWAKSPRASRRKTERRS
- a CDS encoding NADH-quinone oxidoreductase subunit B, with product MSSDNRPFITDDSQVLTETRDARIAGQDDRFNSKLREAFGSSPFILTKFDKFMNWVRGSSMFMLQFGIACCSIEMMHTYGVKHDLDRFGSGVPRASPRQADVIIVPGTIVSKFAPRMKRVYDQMPEPKFVVGMGSCTISGGPFQEGYNVVKGAEEVIPVDIHVPGCPPRPEALVYGVVKLQERIANGESSPVTVKPYELEQFGDLERDEIVDQLAAEIDEDDLVMRYNWADSP
- a CDS encoding NADH-quinone oxidoreductase subunit D — encoded protein: MSLEEPAPAAIEEQSADDLADLLGEHVLAREEHLNAPGYVVRPDAVQDVLSALKEEAGFDHLSCVTAQEYEDRYESIYHLKKYDDPTQEVSVVVPTDREHPVSQSGEPVFRTADWHEREAYDLVGVEYDDHPDLRRILLPETWQGHPLSLDYDQDRPQVVPLREHANPLEADNRAENDQDADTMFLNIGPHHPATHGVLHLETTLDGEQVADVESDIGYLHRCEEQMAQNGTYRHQIMPYPDRWDYISAGLLNEFAYARAAEDLADIEVPEYAQVVRTMGAELCRIAAHMLAVGTFALDIYGDFTAIFMYAIRDREKAQNLLEDLTGQRLMFNYFRLGGVVWDLPEPREEFFENVRDFLDALPEALQEYHDLISSNEILQMRTVDTGVLPPEVAKDYGATGPVARGSGVDYDLRRDDPYGYYDELDWNVVTEDGCDNYARLLVRLREVEESAKIIEQCVDLLEDWPEDERTIQANVPRTLKPEDDTEVYRAVEGAKGELGIYIRADGTDKPARFKIRSPCFSNLQTLPEMAQGEYVPDLVAALGSLDIVLGEVDR